A single genomic interval of Aegicerativicinus sediminis harbors:
- a CDS encoding MarR family winged helix-turn-helix transcriptional regulator: MKDKTIDYVLRTTWLAVNKMYNEEAAQFGVTMAVGFALLSIDPENGTPSTSLGPKMGMEATSLSRTLKSMEARDLIERRPNPEDGRGVIIHLTAFGREKRAYAREKVLTFNDAIRSKVSEDQLNHFYEVAEIINNMIANKQIYENSKTN; encoded by the coding sequence ATGAAAGACAAGACTATTGATTATGTTCTGAGAACCACTTGGTTAGCAGTAAACAAAATGTATAATGAAGAGGCCGCCCAATTTGGAGTAACCATGGCGGTAGGTTTTGCATTGTTAAGCATTGACCCTGAAAACGGCACACCTTCAACCTCTCTAGGCCCAAAAATGGGTATGGAAGCTACTAGCCTTTCAAGAACTCTTAAATCCATGGAAGCCCGAGATTTAATTGAAAGACGTCCAAACCCTGAAGATGGTAGAGGCGTAATTATTCACCTTACCGCCTTTGGTAGGGAAAAGCGAGCTTACGCTAGAGAAAAGGTATTAACCTTTAATGATGCCATCAGGTCTAAAGTAAGTGAAGATCAACTCAATCATTTTTATGAGGTAGCAGAGATTATAAATAATATGATTGCTAACAAACAGATCTACGAGAATTCAAAAACTAACTAG
- a CDS encoding acetyl-CoA C-acyltransferase produces the protein MKTAYIVKGYRTAVGKAPRGVFRFKRPDELAAETIQYLMDQLPDFDKKRIDDVIVGNAMPEAEQGLNMGRLISLMGLKIEDVPGVTVNRYCASGIETIGIATAKIQAGMADCIIAGGVESMSFIPMGGYKPVPDYAIAKAGHEDYYWGMGLTAEAVAKEFKVSRDDQDEFAYNSHQKAIKAQSQDRFQDQIVPIKIDENYIDENGKKASKSYTVTKDEGPRKDTSLEVLAKLKPVFAANGSVTAGNSSQMSDGAAFLMIMSEDLVKELNLTPIARLVNYAAAGVEPRIMGIGPVKAVPKALKQAGLKQEDLELIELNEAFASQSIAVIRELGLNNDIVNVNGGAIALGHPLGCTGAKLSVQLFDEMRKRNMIGKYGAVTMCVGTGQGACGIFEFLN, from the coding sequence ATGAAAACAGCATATATAGTAAAAGGATATAGAACAGCAGTAGGCAAGGCACCAAGAGGAGTGTTCAGGTTTAAGCGACCAGATGAACTTGCAGCGGAGACCATTCAGTACTTAATGGATCAATTACCAGATTTCGACAAAAAACGAATTGATGATGTTATTGTTGGTAATGCCATGCCTGAGGCGGAACAGGGACTCAATATGGGACGACTTATTTCTTTAATGGGACTTAAAATTGAAGATGTTCCAGGGGTAACTGTAAACCGGTATTGTGCCTCAGGAATCGAAACAATTGGTATTGCTACTGCCAAAATACAAGCTGGCATGGCAGATTGCATCATTGCAGGAGGAGTTGAAAGTATGAGTTTTATCCCCATGGGTGGATACAAACCAGTACCCGATTACGCCATTGCCAAGGCTGGTCATGAAGATTATTACTGGGGCATGGGGTTAACTGCAGAAGCTGTAGCAAAGGAATTTAAGGTATCTAGAGATGACCAAGATGAGTTTGCTTATAATTCCCACCAAAAAGCAATAAAGGCACAATCGCAAGATAGATTTCAAGATCAAATAGTTCCTATAAAAATTGATGAGAATTATATAGATGAAAATGGAAAAAAGGCTTCTAAATCCTATACTGTAACTAAGGACGAAGGGCCGAGAAAAGATACCAGTTTGGAGGTATTAGCAAAATTAAAACCTGTATTCGCGGCCAATGGAAGCGTAACTGCTGGTAACTCTTCCCAAATGAGTGATGGAGCAGCATTTTTAATGATTATGAGTGAAGACCTGGTAAAAGAATTGAATTTAACACCTATAGCTCGGTTGGTGAATTATGCTGCTGCAGGGGTTGAACCCCGTATTATGGGGATCGGGCCCGTTAAAGCAGTTCCAAAAGCTCTTAAACAAGCAGGTTTAAAGCAAGAAGATTTAGAATTAATTGAATTAAACGAAGCCTTCGCATCTCAATCTATTGCAGTTATCCGAGAATTAGGATTAAACAATGATATTGTAAATGTCAATGGCGGGGCGATTGCTTTAGGGCATCCTCTTGGCTGCACAGGAGCCAAATTATCGGTACAACTGTTTGACGAAATGAGGAAACGCAACATGATAGGAAAATATGGGGCGGTAACAATGTGTGTTGGTACAGGACAAGGTGCCTGTGGAATTTTCGAATTTTTAAACTAA
- a CDS encoding AMP-dependent synthetase/ligase yields MTTPTRLFDFPYFQLEKFNLQKALNTKKDGKWEATSTQEYVDKANMVSRALLRLGVKKNDKIALISSTNRTEWNIMDIGILQIGAQDIPIYPTISAEDYKYVLNHSESIYCFVSDQEVLDKVLEIKDETALKNVFSFDHIPGCKHYSELFNIGADDSNQSEVESLKDSISPDDLATIIYTSGTTGRPKGVMLTHDNITSNVLDTVDRLPQIGNNSKVLSFLPICHIFERVIIYIYQYSGFSMYYAENLEKIGDNAREIQPIFMTVVPRLLEKVFDKIHAKGEELTGIKKALFFWAISLGEKWEPYGKNGWWYETQLKVARKLIFSKWQAALGGELISMVSGSAPLQPRLARIFGAAGMPVMEGYGLTETSPVVSVGQLADNNYKIGTVGKPIPRVEVKIAEDGEILVKGPNIMKGYYKDPERTAEVMTGDYFHTGDKGIIDEDGFLKITGRKKEMFKTSGGKYVIPALLENELKQSRFIEQIMVVGEGEKMPAALIQPNFEFVRDWAKLKNVNVGTTNEELVACKEVNDRIQKEVDKCNAQFGKWEQIKRFELTPDTWSIEGGQLTPTMKMKRDIIKGIYQNLYDRIYR; encoded by the coding sequence ATGACCACTCCAACTAGGCTTTTTGATTTTCCTTATTTCCAATTAGAAAAATTCAATTTACAAAAGGCTCTCAATACCAAAAAAGATGGTAAATGGGAAGCTACATCCACACAAGAATATGTGGACAAAGCGAATATGGTTAGCAGGGCATTGCTACGGTTGGGCGTGAAGAAAAATGATAAAATAGCCTTAATATCCAGCACCAACAGAACCGAATGGAATATTATGGACATTGGCATTCTTCAAATCGGGGCCCAGGATATTCCAATCTACCCAACGATTTCCGCCGAAGATTATAAGTATGTTCTAAACCATTCTGAAAGTATTTATTGTTTTGTTTCCGATCAAGAGGTTTTAGATAAGGTTTTGGAAATTAAGGATGAGACTGCCTTAAAAAATGTTTTTTCATTCGATCATATCCCTGGATGCAAGCATTATTCTGAGCTTTTTAATATTGGTGCCGATGATTCCAATCAATCAGAAGTTGAAAGTTTAAAAGACTCCATTTCACCAGATGATTTGGCAACTATCATCTATACGTCTGGTACAACTGGCCGTCCCAAAGGCGTTATGCTCACCCATGACAATATTACTAGTAATGTATTAGATACAGTGGATAGATTACCGCAGATAGGAAATAATTCAAAGGTTTTAAGCTTCCTTCCTATATGCCATATTTTTGAAAGAGTTATTATTTATATCTACCAATATTCTGGTTTTTCCATGTATTATGCAGAAAACCTAGAAAAAATTGGAGACAATGCGCGCGAAATTCAACCTATATTTATGACGGTTGTTCCTAGACTGTTGGAAAAGGTATTTGATAAAATACATGCAAAAGGCGAAGAATTAACTGGCATTAAAAAAGCCCTTTTCTTTTGGGCCATAAGTTTAGGTGAAAAATGGGAACCCTATGGCAAAAATGGCTGGTGGTATGAAACACAATTAAAAGTTGCACGCAAACTAATATTTAGCAAATGGCAAGCCGCCTTAGGCGGTGAATTAATTAGTATGGTATCTGGTAGTGCACCTCTTCAGCCACGACTTGCCCGAATTTTTGGCGCAGCTGGCATGCCCGTTATGGAAGGTTATGGACTTACGGAAACCTCTCCAGTGGTATCAGTCGGACAGTTAGCTGATAATAATTATAAGATTGGCACTGTAGGAAAACCTATTCCAAGGGTAGAAGTGAAAATTGCCGAGGATGGAGAAATTTTAGTTAAGGGCCCTAATATTATGAAGGGCTATTACAAAGATCCAGAACGTACGGCGGAAGTGATGACAGGGGATTATTTTCATACAGGTGACAAGGGGATCATAGATGAGGATGGCTTTTTAAAGATAACGGGGAGAAAGAAGGAAATGTTTAAAACCTCTGGTGGAAAATATGTGATTCCAGCCCTTTTAGAAAATGAACTAAAACAATCCCGATTTATTGAGCAAATTATGGTGGTAGGCGAAGGAGAAAAAATGCCTGCGGCGCTCATACAGCCAAATTTTGAATTTGTACGTGATTGGGCCAAACTCAAAAATGTTAATGTAGGTACTACCAATGAGGAATTGGTTGCCTGCAAAGAAGTTAATGACCGTATTCAAAAAGAGGTGGATAAATGTAATGCCCAGTTTGGTAAATGGGAACAAATCAAACGCTTCGAACTAACACCAGATACCTGGAGTATTGAGGGAGGTCAATTAACCCCAACCATGAAAATGAAAAGGGACATTATTAAAGGTATATATCAAAATCTTTATGATAGAATTTACCGCTAA
- a CDS encoding 3-hydroxyacyl-CoA dehydrogenase/enoyl-CoA hydratase family protein: MSIRRIKEVAVIGSGIMGSGIACHFANIGVKVLLLDIVPRELTEAEKAKGLTLEDKVVRNRIVNNSLQAALKSKPSPIYHQKFASRITTGNLEDDIEKVAKADWIIEVVVERLDIKKQVFEKLDKFRTKGTLITSNTSGIPIHFMSEGKSEDFQEHFCGTHFFNPARYLKLFEIIPGPKTKQEVLDFLNVYGEKFLGKTSVIAKDTPAFIGNRIGIFSIMSLFHAVKDLNMTVEEVDKLTGPVIGRPKSATFRTVDVVGLDTLIHVANGLYENVPDDERHQLFALPNFINTMHENKWWGSKSGQGFYKKVTNDKGQSEILTLDLDTLEYRGKKSAKFGTLEQTKAIDNVIDRFPILVDGKDKAGEFYRKSFGALFAYVSYRIPEITDQLHKIDDAMKAGFGWGHGPFQIWDAIGIKKGIEFAKSEGLEVADWINDMVTNGFESFYTVKDGDSYAYDPEKMDFKKIPGQDAFIILDNIRTSKEVFKNTGVVVEDLGDGILNLEFRSKMNTIGSDVLAGINKAVDIAEKDFAGLVVGNQAANFSVGANIGMIFMMAVEQEYDELNMAIRYFQDTMMRMRYSSIPTVAAPHGMSLGGGCELCLHADKVVAAAETYIGLVEFGVGVIPGGGGTKEMTLRASDTFRKNDVELNVLQEYFLTIGMAKVSTSAYEAYDLGILQQGKDIVVVNKDRQIATAKRYAQLLSDQGYTKPIPRKDVKVLGKQALGMFLVGTDSMEAGKYISEHDKKIANKLAYVMAGGDLSESSLVSEQYLLDLEREAFLSLCTERKTLERIQHMLKTGKPLRN; this comes from the coding sequence ATGAGTATTAGAAGAATTAAGGAAGTTGCGGTTATAGGTTCCGGAATAATGGGAAGCGGCATTGCGTGTCATTTCGCCAATATCGGCGTTAAGGTGTTGCTATTAGATATTGTTCCAAGAGAACTTACCGAGGCAGAAAAAGCAAAGGGTTTAACATTAGAAGATAAGGTTGTTAGAAATAGAATTGTAAACAATTCACTTCAGGCAGCCTTAAAATCTAAGCCCTCCCCTATTTATCACCAAAAATTTGCCTCTAGGATTACGACGGGCAATTTGGAGGATGATATTGAAAAGGTCGCTAAGGCTGATTGGATTATAGAGGTAGTGGTTGAACGACTAGATATTAAAAAGCAGGTTTTTGAAAAGCTTGATAAATTTAGAACAAAAGGGACACTTATAACGTCAAACACTTCAGGAATTCCTATTCACTTTATGAGTGAAGGAAAAAGCGAAGATTTCCAGGAACATTTCTGCGGGACCCACTTTTTCAACCCAGCCCGTTACCTGAAACTATTCGAAATTATTCCAGGACCAAAAACAAAGCAGGAAGTTCTGGATTTTCTCAATGTATATGGAGAGAAGTTTCTCGGGAAAACATCGGTAATCGCTAAAGACACTCCTGCATTTATTGGAAACAGGATAGGTATCTTCAGTATTATGAGTCTTTTCCATGCAGTAAAAGACTTAAATATGACTGTTGAAGAAGTAGACAAATTAACAGGACCAGTCATCGGTCGTCCAAAATCTGCGACTTTCAGAACCGTAGATGTTGTTGGTTTAGACACTTTAATTCATGTGGCAAATGGCCTTTATGAAAATGTGCCAGATGATGAAAGACACCAGTTATTCGCTCTACCTAATTTTATTAACACCATGCATGAAAACAAATGGTGGGGAAGTAAATCTGGTCAGGGATTTTATAAAAAGGTGACAAATGATAAGGGTCAGAGTGAGATTTTGACTTTAGACCTAGATACTTTAGAATACCGTGGCAAGAAATCGGCAAAGTTTGGCACATTAGAACAAACTAAAGCCATCGATAATGTCATCGATCGTTTTCCAATCCTTGTTGATGGAAAAGATAAAGCAGGTGAATTTTACCGAAAATCTTTCGGGGCTCTTTTCGCTTATGTGTCATACCGAATTCCAGAGATAACAGATCAATTACATAAAATTGATGATGCTATGAAAGCTGGGTTTGGCTGGGGACATGGACCATTTCAAATATGGGATGCAATTGGCATTAAAAAAGGAATCGAATTTGCTAAATCTGAAGGTCTAGAAGTAGCGGATTGGATAAATGACATGGTTACTAATGGTTTCGAATCTTTCTACACAGTTAAAGATGGCGATAGCTATGCATACGATCCTGAGAAAATGGATTTTAAGAAAATACCCGGCCAAGATGCATTTATCATTTTAGACAATATACGTACTAGCAAGGAAGTATTTAAGAATACTGGAGTCGTGGTTGAGGACTTGGGCGATGGTATTCTCAATCTAGAATTCCGTAGCAAAATGAATACCATTGGAAGCGATGTTCTTGCAGGTATTAATAAAGCTGTTGATATTGCGGAAAAAGATTTCGCTGGTTTGGTGGTAGGTAACCAAGCAGCAAATTTCTCTGTGGGTGCTAATATAGGAATGATTTTTATGATGGCGGTGGAACAGGAGTACGATGAACTTAATATGGCCATTCGATATTTTCAGGATACAATGATGCGTATGCGTTATTCTTCAATTCCCACAGTTGCCGCCCCACACGGAATGTCGTTAGGTGGAGGCTGTGAATTGTGCTTACACGCTGATAAAGTCGTTGCTGCAGCAGAAACATATATTGGACTAGTAGAGTTTGGTGTTGGCGTTATCCCCGGAGGCGGTGGAACAAAAGAAATGACACTTAGGGCATCTGATACCTTTAGAAAAAATGATGTTGAATTGAACGTGCTACAAGAGTACTTCTTAACTATCGGTATGGCTAAGGTTAGTACCTCTGCTTATGAGGCGTATGACCTAGGTATTCTACAACAAGGAAAGGATATAGTAGTTGTAAACAAAGATCGACAGATAGCAACAGCAAAACGTTATGCACAATTATTGTCAGATCAAGGCTATACAAAACCCATACCTCGTAAGGACGTGAAAGTTTTAGGAAAACAAGCGTTAGGAATGTTTTTAGTTGGAACTGATAGCATGGAAGCGGGAAAATATATTTCAGAACACGACAAAAAAATTGCCAACAAATTGGCCTATGTAATGGCTGGTGGCGATTTATCAGAATCTAGCCTTGTTAGTGAACAGTATTTATTGGATTTAGAGCGTGAAGCGTTTCTCAGTCTTTGTACAGAACGTAAGACACTTGAAAGAATTCAACACATGCTAAAGACGGGGAAACCTCTTCGTAACTAA
- a CDS encoding acyl-CoA dehydrogenase family protein, protein METTTEILRGGQFIVKETSCEDVFTPEDFSEEQVMMKEAVKEFNDREIIAHRERFEAKDYAYTEECMRKAGEMGFLGVAVPEEYGGMGMGFVSTMLVCDYISSGTGSYSTAFGAHTGIGTMPIVLYGTEEQKQKYVPKLATGEWFGAYCLTEPGAGSDANSGKTAATLTEDGKHYKINGQKMWISNAGFCNMFIVFARIEDDKYITGFIVENDPTNGITLGEEENKLGIHASSTRQVFFNDTSVPVENMLSERGNGFKIAMNALNIGRIKLAAACLDSQRRITTRAVVYANERKQFKTPISEFGAIKSKLAEMSTSAYAGEAASYRAAKNIEDRIAMRIANGNSHQEAELKGVEEYAIECSILKVAVSEDVQNCSDEGIQIFGGMGFSKDTPMEAAWRDARIARIYEGTNEINRILSVGMLVKKAMKGHVDLLQPAMAVKDELMGIPSFEVPDYSELFSEEKEMIAKLKKVFLMVAGAAVQKYGPELEEHQQLLLAASNILIEVYMAESAILRAEKNAKRFGEDAQKVQIAMAKLYLYNAVEIITKNAREGIISFSEGDEQRMMLMGLKRFTKYVNYPNVVELRNTIAEKVKEENSYCF, encoded by the coding sequence ATGGAAACGACAACTGAAATATTAAGAGGAGGTCAATTTATCGTAAAAGAGACTTCTTGTGAGGACGTTTTTACTCCCGAAGATTTTTCGGAAGAGCAAGTAATGATGAAGGAAGCCGTAAAAGAATTTAATGATAGGGAGATCATCGCCCATCGTGAACGTTTTGAAGCAAAGGATTATGCATATACAGAAGAGTGCATGAGAAAAGCAGGAGAAATGGGATTTCTGGGTGTCGCAGTACCGGAAGAGTATGGAGGTATGGGTATGGGATTTGTTTCTACCATGCTAGTATGTGATTACATTTCCTCTGGTACGGGATCATATAGCACCGCTTTTGGTGCACATACTGGTATAGGCACTATGCCAATAGTACTTTATGGTACAGAAGAACAAAAACAAAAATATGTTCCCAAATTGGCAACTGGAGAATGGTTTGGAGCCTATTGCTTGACCGAACCTGGTGCAGGAAGTGATGCAAATTCAGGAAAAACTGCTGCAACTCTAACAGAGGACGGCAAACATTATAAAATTAATGGCCAAAAAATGTGGATTTCAAATGCGGGATTCTGCAATATGTTTATTGTTTTCGCCCGTATTGAAGATGACAAATATATTACCGGTTTCATAGTTGAAAACGATCCGACTAATGGTATAACATTAGGTGAAGAAGAGAATAAATTGGGTATTCATGCCTCTTCTACCCGACAAGTGTTTTTTAATGATACCTCGGTTCCAGTAGAAAACATGTTGTCTGAAAGAGGCAACGGTTTTAAAATTGCTATGAACGCATTAAATATAGGTCGAATAAAACTAGCTGCAGCCTGTTTAGACTCCCAAAGAAGAATAACAACTCGTGCAGTTGTATACGCCAATGAGAGGAAACAATTTAAAACTCCAATCTCTGAGTTTGGCGCTATCAAATCTAAACTTGCCGAAATGTCTACCAGTGCCTATGCAGGAGAAGCTGCAAGCTACAGGGCCGCAAAGAATATTGAGGACCGAATAGCGATGCGAATTGCAAATGGAAACTCACACCAAGAAGCGGAACTTAAAGGTGTTGAGGAATATGCTATTGAATGTTCAATCCTAAAAGTGGCCGTTTCTGAGGATGTTCAGAACTGTTCGGATGAGGGGATTCAAATTTTTGGAGGTATGGGATTTTCTAAGGACACCCCAATGGAAGCGGCTTGGAGAGATGCCAGAATTGCGAGGATATATGAGGGAACCAACGAAATTAATCGAATACTTTCCGTTGGAATGTTGGTAAAGAAAGCAATGAAAGGTCATGTAGATTTGTTACAGCCTGCCATGGCGGTTAAGGATGAATTAATGGGCATCCCAAGTTTTGAAGTTCCTGATTATTCGGAATTGTTTTCAGAAGAAAAGGAAATGATTGCCAAATTGAAGAAAGTGTTTTTAATGGTTGCAGGAGCGGCTGTTCAAAAATATGGCCCAGAACTTGAAGAGCATCAGCAATTACTCCTAGCAGCTTCAAATATTTTAATTGAGGTTTATATGGCTGAATCGGCCATCTTGCGAGCTGAGAAAAATGCTAAAAGATTTGGAGAGGACGCTCAAAAAGTTCAAATAGCAATGGCTAAACTTTACCTATACAATGCAGTTGAAATTATTACCAAAAATGCTCGAGAAGGGATTATTTCATTCTCAGAAGGAGATGAGCAACGAATGATGTTAATGGGTCTTAAACGTTTTACGAAATATGTCAATTATCCCAATGTAGTTGAATTAAGAAATACCATTGCCGAAAAAGTAAAAGAGGAGAACTCTTATTGTTTTTAA
- a CDS encoding nuclear transport factor 2 family protein, with amino-acid sequence MKSWTLIFTLLFTTIAIPQSPDTDVYMFDFNYSNGKLELSNFKNISDNEGYDNQPYFLDDTFLLFSSNRGGQNDIAKYYIPYGSKVWVNFTPGSEYSPIKIPNQNAVSAIRLEQDGTQKLYKYSLSTTDSEILIDDIVIGYQLWYDENTLVSAVLEDNGLSLYVTDLITKKHRRLDTNIGRSLQKIPNSNEVSYISKKNSNKREIKSINIASGRQNTITTTLKDSEDFIWLNRNTLLMGKGPKLYTISTRNNSDWKEINDLKRFGIDNISRLAINDNINKLVVVGESNGAIVANPEDDKNSTPEIGNQEIEKSGVAAIIERHLRGYVNKDINAFMATFSDDVKIYDYPNKITSDGATAVKETYTNFFRRIKNLNAEVLKRMVLGNKIVDHERVTIDGNAIYAIAIYEVNNGKITRVTYIQ; translated from the coding sequence ATGAAATCCTGGACATTAATATTCACCTTACTTTTTACAACCATAGCTATCCCTCAAAGTCCGGATACAGATGTTTATATGTTCGATTTTAATTATTCTAATGGAAAATTGGAATTAAGCAATTTCAAGAATATTTCAGATAATGAAGGATACGATAATCAACCGTACTTCTTGGATGACACATTTTTGCTTTTCTCATCTAACCGTGGGGGCCAAAATGATATTGCGAAATATTACATTCCTTATGGATCTAAAGTTTGGGTGAATTTCACACCAGGCAGTGAGTATTCACCTATTAAAATTCCTAATCAGAATGCAGTTTCTGCCATCAGATTAGAGCAAGACGGCACTCAGAAATTGTATAAATATTCACTTTCAACTACTGATTCTGAAATTCTTATTGACGATATCGTTATAGGCTATCAACTTTGGTATGATGAAAATACTTTGGTTTCAGCTGTATTAGAGGATAACGGTTTATCATTATACGTAACGGATTTAATCACAAAAAAACACAGACGCTTAGATACGAATATTGGAAGGTCTCTTCAAAAAATACCTAATAGTAATGAGGTTAGTTATATTTCTAAAAAGAATTCTAATAAACGGGAAATAAAGAGCATAAATATTGCTTCTGGAAGACAAAATACCATTACCACAACTTTAAAAGATTCAGAAGATTTCATTTGGTTAAATAGAAATACCCTCCTTATGGGAAAGGGTCCCAAATTATATACAATTTCAACAAGAAATAACAGTGACTGGAAAGAGATTAACGATCTTAAAAGATTTGGAATTGATAACATTAGCCGGTTAGCCATTAATGATAACATCAACAAATTGGTAGTTGTAGGAGAATCCAATGGTGCCATTGTTGCTAATCCGGAAGATGATAAAAATTCAACCCCTGAAATAGGTAACCAAGAAATTGAAAAGTCCGGCGTGGCAGCTATAATTGAACGTCATCTTAGAGGTTATGTAAACAAGGATATTAATGCCTTTATGGCGACATTTTCAGATGATGTGAAAATTTACGATTATCCAAACAAAATTACTTCTGACGGGGCAACGGCAGTCAAGGAAACCTATACTAATTTCTTTCGGAGAATAAAAAATTTAAATGCCGAAGTTCTTAAACGAATGGTCTTGGGCAATAAAATTGTCGACCATGAACGAGTAACCATAGACGGTAATGCCATTTATGCTATCGCCATTTATGAAGTAAATAATGGCAAAATAACTAGGGTTACCTATA